A genomic region of Candidatus Paceibacterota bacterium contains the following coding sequences:
- a CDS encoding pilin has translation MSFGKNIKSYSVFLPLCAVCFLLPFFAAAASVKEVFERGTDIVLQIIQLLWLVASVVFIFGVLRYITTANNPEKRKSAKNFLIYGLIGFFVLLSFWGLIRILQDTVFGQSPSDTYYDYGYDATGDYSADYYYWNPPEEDNSDTYMDYSDW, from the coding sequence ATGTCCTTTGGGAAAAACATAAAATCGTACTCCGTATTTTTGCCTTTGTGCGCTGTTTGTTTTCTTTTGCCTTTTTTTGCCGCAGCAGCTTCTGTTAAGGAAGTTTTTGAAAGAGGCACGGACATCGTGCTTCAGATAATACAGCTTTTATGGCTTGTCGCGTCTGTGGTTTTTATTTTCGGAGTTCTCAGATACATCACCACGGCGAATAATCCCGAAAAAAGAAAATCGGCTAAAAATTTTCTGATATACGGGCTTATAGGATTTTTTGTCTTGCTTTCTTTTTGGGGGCTTATCCGGATTTTACAGGACACGGTTTTCGGGCAAAGCCCTTCAGACACTTATTACGATTACGGATATGACGCAACGGGAGATTATTCCGCCGATTACTATTATTGGAATCCGCCCGAAGAGGATAATTCAGACACTTACATGGATTATTCCGATTGGTGA
- a CDS encoding extracellular solute-binding protein has product MSKFQIALYGAIGALVLLSFLVLSGILPWLPGQSSEPPADLTMWGVFSEDSWGRIIDAVNSENQKSFSIKYYEKDPATYETELVNAIASGTGPDLWFLPQDLLLKHGSKAFFIPYESLSERTFRDTFVDSGFLFMKKDGIAGMPFCVDPLVLYWNKDIFSKAAIANPSATWDGFLNQSRAMTEKDESGNILKSGGAMGEFSNIKNAKEVFSLLLLQTGNKIIDPETNKLSFGERGDSSVDPAASALNFFTSFSNPTKISYSWNRALPEDIDFFVSGKLAVYFGYASEAREIVRKNPHLNFDVYQVPQVKDSATQSTFGRVYVMAVSKSTANASKAFLAASVFSSDEVQKMIEENLYLPPVKRALLSSGQGVEDNPFMETFYKAAIRSKSWLEPDPSAVSLIFKNMVDSVVSGKKNVSSAIRDAKILLAEEMDKLE; this is encoded by the coding sequence ATGTCTAAATTTCAAATAGCGCTTTACGGCGCAATAGGAGCTTTGGTTCTTTTATCTTTTCTCGTTTTGTCGGGAATTTTACCGTGGCTTCCCGGCCAAAGTTCGGAACCCCCCGCAGACCTTACTATGTGGGGAGTGTTTTCCGAAGATTCGTGGGGCAGGATAATTGACGCGGTCAATTCCGAGAACCAAAAGTCTTTTTCCATAAAATATTATGAAAAAGACCCTGCCACTTACGAAACCGAACTTGTTAATGCCATAGCTTCGGGCACCGGCCCCGATTTATGGTTTTTGCCTCAGGACCTTCTTTTGAAGCACGGAAGCAAGGCATTTTTTATACCCTATGAATCTTTAAGCGAAAGGACGTTTCGGGATACTTTTGTAGACAGCGGATTTCTTTTTATGAAAAAAGACGGCATTGCCGGAATGCCTTTTTGTGTTGATCCCCTGGTTTTGTATTGGAACAAAGATATTTTTTCAAAAGCCGCCATAGCGAACCCGTCGGCGACCTGGGACGGATTTTTAAATCAATCGCGAGCCATGACGGAAAAAGACGAGTCGGGAAATATTTTGAAGTCGGGCGGAGCAATGGGCGAATTTTCCAACATAAAAAACGCCAAAGAAGTTTTTTCGCTCCTTCTTCTCCAGACAGGGAATAAAATTATTGATCCGGAAACAAACAAGCTTTCTTTCGGAGAGAGAGGGGACTCGTCGGTTGACCCCGCGGCGAGCGCTTTGAATTTTTTCACGAGTTTTTCAAATCCGACAAAGATTTCTTATTCATGGAACAGGGCGCTGCCGGAGGACATTGATTTTTTTGTGTCAGGAAAACTTGCCGTGTATTTTGGATACGCGAGCGAAGCGAGGGAAATTGTCCGTAAAAACCCCCATCTGAATTTTGATGTTTATCAAGTCCCGCAGGTCAAAGATTCGGCAACCCAGTCTACTTTCGGCCGTGTTTACGTTATGGCGGTTTCGAAATCGACCGCAAACGCTTCCAAGGCCTTTTTGGCGGCTTCGGTTTTCAGCTCGGACGAAGTTCAAAAGATGATAGAAGAGAATCTTTATTTGCCTCCGGTTAAAAGAGCCCTTTTAAGTTCAGGACAAGGAGTTGAGGATAATCCTTTTATGGAAACATTTTACAAAGCAGCCATACGTTCAAAGTCGTGGCTTGAACCCGATCCTTCGGCAGTTTCTTTGATTTTTAAAAACATGGTTGATTCGGTGGTGAGCGGAAAGAAAAATGTTTCTTCGGCAATCCGCGACGCCAAAATCCTTTTGGCGGAAGAGATGGATAAATTGGAATAA
- a CDS encoding methyltransferase domain-containing protein encodes MFLNPAKIIADLDLRPGMKVADFGCGSGHFTGEMARRVGRSGIVYTFDIQKEVLEALKSKLLVEGITNAQFSRVDLEKEKGTGLADSLVDFVLISNSLFQMEDKGAAIREAFRILRPGGKIAAVEWKLSVVGIGPPPSLRTGEEDLRALFSGAGFEFLKSFDAGDSHYGMAFIKPDTGVYKKVF; translated from the coding sequence ATGTTTTTGAATCCCGCGAAAATAATAGCTGATTTGGATTTGAGACCCGGCATGAAGGTTGCTGATTTTGGTTGCGGCTCGGGCCATTTTACGGGCGAGATGGCGAGAAGAGTGGGAAGAAGCGGGATTGTTTATACTTTTGACATACAGAAAGAAGTGCTTGAAGCGTTAAAGAGCAAACTTTTGGTTGAAGGCATTACCAATGCGCAATTCAGCCGCGTTGATTTGGAAAAAGAAAAAGGCACAGGGCTCGCGGATTCTCTTGTTGATTTTGTGCTGATTTCCAATTCGCTTTTTCAGATGGAAGATAAGGGAGCGGCGATAAGAGAAGCGTTTAGAATTTTGCGTCCCGGAGGAAAAATAGCGGCAGTGGAATGGAAATTGTCTGTTGTCGGCATTGGCCCTCCTCCAAGCCTGAGAACCGGCGAAGAAGATTTGCGGGCGCTTTTTTCCGGAGCGGGTTTTGAATTTCTAAAAAGTTTTGACGCCGGAGACAGCCATTACGGAATGGCGTTTATAAAGCCCGACACCGGCGTTTACAAAAAAGTTTTTTAA